From the Malus domestica chromosome 17, GDT2T_hap1 genome, one window contains:
- the LOC103404798 gene encoding transcription factor CPC-like: MADLDHSHSSSDDNSVDSREESSQDSKLDFSEDEETLITRMFNLVGERWSLIAGRIPGRSAEEIEKYWTSRYSTSE, translated from the exons ATGGCTGACTTGGATCACTCCCACTCCTCTTCTGACGACAATTCTGTGGATTCTAGAG AGGAAAGTAGTCAAGACTCTAAGCTTGACTTTTCGGAAGATGAGGAAACTCTAATCACTAGGATGTTTAATCTGGTTGGTGAGAG gtGGTCTCTGATTGCTGGGAGAATCCCTGGAAGATCAGCAGAGGAGATTGAAAAGTACTGGACATCAAGATACTCAACAAGTGAATGA
- the LOC103404797 gene encoding protein translation factor SUI1 homolog: protein MSEFDTQVPSAFDPFADANAENSGAGTKEYVHVRVQQRNGRKSLTTVQGLKKEYSYNKILKDLKKEFCCNGTVVEDPELGQVIQLQGDQRKNVSSFLVQAGIVKKEHIKIHGF, encoded by the exons ATGTCTGAATTCGACACCCAGGTCCCATCTGCTTTTG ATCCCTTTGCTGATGCAAATGCTGAGAACTCAGGTGCAGGGACAAAGGAGTATGTGCATGTCCGTGTACAGCAGCGCAACGGGAGGAAAAGCCTGACTACTGTACAAGGATTGAAGAAGGAATACAGCTACAATAAGATACTAAAGGATCTCAAGAAAGAGTTCTGTTGTAATGGTACTGTCGTTGAGGATCCTGAGTTAGGCCAG GTCATACAACTTCAGGGGGACCAGAGAAAGAATGTTTCCTCCTTTCTTGTGCAG GCCGGCATTGTTAAGAAGGAGCACATCAAAATTCATGGTTTTTGA